The Pongo abelii isolate AG06213 chromosome 23, NHGRI_mPonAbe1-v2.0_pri, whole genome shotgun sequence nucleotide sequence CAGGGCTACACACaggaaaagcacacacacacacacagacacagacacttACTTTTGTGTCCTTCTGGCTATTTTGACGAGGTTTCCTGGTGAAGCCCAGGACGCACAGAGTAATCTCTGCAGACAGCTGTGGTTCTTGCCTCTGGTGCCTGCAGGAAGCAGGCATGTTGTGTCCTTCCAAGACAGATGGCTCAGGGCACTCTGGTAGGATTCACCAGGAAACTCATGGAGAAGGGAAAAGGGACAAGATTAGCAATAGTGAAGGGAGGGAGAATGGTAGGAGAGGATTCCAGATGAACGGTGGGTCGCTGGAGGCTGAGCATGCCAGCAGGATGTCAGTTCTCAGAGCAAAGCCCATGTCAAACAGCCAACGCTTGCTCCTTCTGTCCCCAGGATCACCTCCTCGCACGGGGAGCATCTCCTACATCAACATCATCATGCCTTCGGTGTTCGGCACCATCTGCCTCCTGGGCATCATCGGGAACTCCACGGTCATCTTCGCGGTCGTTAAGAAATCCAAGCTGCACTGGTGCAACAACGTCCCCGACATCTTCATCATCAACCTCTCGGTAGTGGatctcctctttctcctgggCATGCCCTTCATGATCCACCAGCTCATGGGCAATGGGGTGTGGCACTTTGGGGAGACCATGTGCACCCTCATCACGGCCATGGATGCCAATAGTCAGTTCACCAGCACCTACATCCTGACCGCCATGGCCATTGACCGCTACCTGGCCACTGTCCACCCCATCTCTTCCACGAAGTTCCGGAAGCCCTCTGTGGCCACCCTGGTGATCTGCCTCCTGTGGGCCCTCTCCTTCATCAGCATCACCCCCGTGTGGCTGTATGCCAGACTCATCCCCTTCCCAGGAGGTGCAGTGGGCTGCGGCATCCGCCTGCCCAACCCAGACACTGACCTCTACTGGTTCACCCTGTACCAGTTTTTCCTGGCCTTTGCCCTGCCCTTTGTGGTCATCACTGCCGCATATGTGAGGATCCTGCAGCGCATGACGTCCTCAGTGGCCCCCGCCTCCCAGCGCAGCATCCGGCTGCGGACAAAGAGGGTGACCCGCACAGCCATCGCCATCTGCCTGGTCTTCTTTGTGTGCTGGGCACCCTACTATGTGCTACAGCTGACCCAGTTGTCCATCAGCCGCCCGACCCTCACCTTTGTCTACCTGTACAATGCGGCCATCAGCTTGGGCTATGCCAACAGCTGCCTCAACCCCTTTGTGTACATCGTGCTCTGCGAGACGTTCCGCAAACGCTTGGTCCTGTCGGTGAAGCCGGCAGCCCAG carries:
- the MCHR1 gene encoding melanin-concentrating hormone receptor 1, coding for MSVGAAKKGVGRAVGLGGGSGCQATEEDPLPDCGACAPVQGGRHWRLPQPAWVEGSSARLREQETGTGWMDLEASLLPTGPNASNTSDGPDNLTSAGSPPRTGSISYINIIMPSVFGTICLLGIIGNSTVIFAVVKKSKLHWCNNVPDIFIINLSVVDLLFLLGMPFMIHQLMGNGVWHFGETMCTLITAMDANSQFTSTYILTAMAIDRYLATVHPISSTKFRKPSVATLVICLLWALSFISITPVWLYARLIPFPGGAVGCGIRLPNPDTDLYWFTLYQFFLAFALPFVVITAAYVRILQRMTSSVAPASQRSIRLRTKRVTRTAIAICLVFFVCWAPYYVLQLTQLSISRPTLTFVYLYNAAISLGYANSCLNPFVYIVLCETFRKRLVLSVKPAAQGQLRAVSNAQTADEERTESKGT